The Montipora capricornis isolate CH-2021 chromosome 1, ASM3666992v2, whole genome shotgun sequence genome contains a region encoding:
- the LOC138015212 gene encoding alpha-1B adrenergic receptor-like gives MTFNHSQEVYQDKYFTNSIVTAISLTAISAIAIGGNFLVLVSIGINRNLRSSSDLLLANLAVADLGQALLAIPFRVIEFLRADEHVTFLIPCHIVALIAILFGGASNINILLVSIDKFVAIMSPFKYNTRATEKIFIASVVMNWAWLLVFAVMPLVGWGRAENNVSSPTCRFTTTFSGDYIITCFILIHGIPLTTTIILYLFILKAALRHSRAIAAQEFCLRTNDARVNHRSLADEDTLTNSEQHAYYENRNLPKRMRSRRPTRGARMIVVLVGVFILLNLPIVMIDLVEIWNGPTVPSAVVSVAVCLTCANSAINFLIYGGWNREYKRTFRIIFACLWNFVKRPFSASRT, from the coding sequence ATGACATTCAATCATTCTCAAGAAGTCTATCAAGATAAATATTTCACCAACTCTATTGTTACAGCCATTAGTTTGACAGCCATATCTGCCATTGCTATCGGAGGAAATTTCCTGGTGTTGGTCTCTATTGGTATAAACCGCAACCTTCGCTCGTCATCAGACCTCTTATTGGCAAATTTGGCCGTGGCAGACTTAGGCCAAGCACTCTTGGCGATTCCATTTCGGGTCATTGAATTTCTTCGCGCAGATGAACACGTGACATTCTTAATTCCTTGCCATATCGTGGCCTTGATTGCAATTCTCTTTGGAGGTGCTTCAAACATCAATATTTTGCTCGTGAGTATTGATAAATTTGTAGCTATTATGAGTCCATTTAAATACAACACAAGGGCCACTGAGAAAATATTCATTGCAAGCGTTGTTATGAACTGGGCTTGGTTGCTCGTTTTCGCCGTTATGCCCCTCGTGGGGTGGGGGAGAGCTGAAAATAACGTTTCTTCGCCAACCTGTCGTTTCACTACGACATTTAGTGGAGACTATATTATAACTTGTTTCATCCTTATTCATGGAATACCATTAACAACAACCATAATTCTCTACCTTTTTATTCTCAAAGCGGCTCTTCGACATTCCCGCGCCATAGCGGCTCAGGAATTTTGTCTCAGAACGAACGATGCCCGCGTCAATCATCGTTCCCTTGCTGATGAAGATACTCTTACGAACAGCGAACAACATGCGTACTACGAGAACAGAAATCTCCCTAAGCGCATGCGCTCACGCAGGCCCACTAGAGGTGCTCGAATGATAGTGGTATTAGTAGGCGTATTCATCCTTCTCAATCTTCCAATCGTCATGATTGACCTGGTTGAAATTTGGAACGGCCCTACTGTTCCTTCGGCGGTCGTCAGTGTCGCCGTATGTTTGACTTGCGCCAATTCGGCGATAAACTTCCTCATTTATGGTGGCTGGAATAGAGAATACAAGAGAACGTTTCGTATAATTTTTGCCTGCCTGTGGAATTTCGTTAAAAGGCCATTCTCAGCATCAAggacttaa